A genomic stretch from Aedes albopictus strain Foshan chromosome 2, AalbF5, whole genome shotgun sequence includes:
- the LOC134288976 gene encoding uncharacterized protein K02A2.6-like → MEVRDVLTEIFMIDVIVEGCLSPELRRRILQQDRSLAEVEALGITLEGVEHQVKDFGKKAHDPPLSHQIMKISNNPSVKFRGRPTAYRPLSNRYRQTNIQAGVSCFNCGRRDHISSADSCPARGKVCHSCNRVGHFESRCRFRKSQTKSSIPTKQVRSIEKETDPIDKPMLEEACKTYYTFYTGNDSNVMQCEVGGVGLDLLIDSGSDANLITDTVWENLKQRKVTVTDCVKGSNRVLRGYASDVPLTILGTFVADVKVGKKVTRAEFYVIKDGQRCLLGDKTAKDLGILRIGLDIQQVEQSDKPFSKIRDVQVQIHMDAAAKPVFQPLRRIPMPLDNAVNRKLEQLLNRDIIERKEGPASWVSPLVVVGKSNGEPRVCLDLRRVNEAVLRERHPMPTVDDYLSRLGEGKYWSKLDIKEAFLQVELAPESRDVTTFITNTGLYRFKRLPFGLVTAPEVFQKVMDQILTGCPGTMWYLDDVIVEGDDLEQHDARLKEVV, encoded by the coding sequence ATGGAGGTACGTGATGTGCTTACTGAAATATTTATGATTGATGTCATCGTCGAAGGTTGTTTGTCGCCGGAATTGCGTCGGCGTATTCTTCAGCAGGATCGTTCTCTTGCGGAAGTTGAGGCTTTGGGCATTACTCTCGAAGGCGTTGAACACCAAGTGAAGGATTTTGGTAAAAAGGCTCATGATCCGCCCTTGAGTCATCAGATCATGAAAATCAGTAACAATCCGTCAGTTAAATTCCGTGGTCGTCCGACGGCGTACAGACCGTTGTCAAATCGTTATCGTCAAACAAATATTCAGGCAGGCGTTAGTTGCTTCAACTGTGGGCGGCGTGACCACATTTCTTCGGCAGACAGTTGTCCAGCTAGAGGAAAAGTTTGCCACTCATGCAACCGAGTTGGACATTTCGAGTCTCGTTGCCGATTCCGGAAATCTCAAACCAAATCATCGATTCCTACGAAACAGGTCCGATCAATCGAAAAGGAAACAGATCCGATCGATAAGCCGATGCTGGAGGAAGCGTGCAAGACATACTACACTTTCTACACAGGCAACGATTCAAACGTAATGCAGTGCGAGGTCGGTGGAGTTGGTTTGGATCTTCTCATCGATTCAGGGTCTGATGCGAACTTGATCACGGATACAGTGTGGGAAAACCTGAAACAGCGAAAAGTAACAGTAACTGATTGTGTCAAGGGCAGCAACAGAGTTTTGCGCGGATATGCTAGCGATGTTCCGTTGACGATTTTGGGAACATTTGTTGCGGATGTTAAAGTTGGGAAGAAAGTCACTCGAGCGGAGTTTTATGTCATCAAAGATGGACAGCGATGTTTGCTAGGAGACAAAACAGCGAAAGACCTGGGAATATTGAGAATCGGGCTGGACATCCAACAAGTCGAACAATCCGATAAACCGTTTTCCAAAATCCGAGATGTACAAGTTCAGATACATATGGACGCTGCAGCGAAACCTGTTTTCCAGCCACTCAGGCGTATCCCTATGCCTTTGGATAACGCGGTCAATCGcaaattggagcaactcctgaacAGGGATATAATTGAGAGGAAGGAAGGCCCGGCGTCTTGGGTGTCTCCGTTAGTCGTGGTGGGAAAATCCAACGGTGAGCCTAGGGTCTGCCTCGACTTGCGTCGGGTTAACGAGGCCGTGCTCCGCGAGCGTCATCCGATGCCGACAGTTGATGACTATCTGTCCAGACTAGGAGAGGGGAAGTACTGGAGCAAACTTGACATAAAAGAGGCGTTTCTGCAGGTCGAGTTAGCTCCTGAGTCCAGGGACGTCACGACATTTATCACAAACACAGGGCTGTATCGCTTCAAGAGACTCCCGTTTGGACTCGTCACGGCACCGGAAGTGTTCCAAAAGGTCATGGACCAAATATTAACAGGATGTCCAGGAACAATGTGGTATTTGGATGACGTAATTGTTGAAGGGGATGATCTTGAGCAGCACGATGCGCGATTGAAAGAGGTAGTTTGA